In Deltaproteobacteria bacterium, the sequence TCGGACGCTGCTCGAGCTCGTCGACGCCGCGGGTGTCGACGCCGGCGCATCGGCGGCCACCGGCGATCCGGCGCGCGCACTGGGATCGGCGAGCGAGCGCAACGCGGCCGCGATGGTCGGCAGCGGCCCGGCCTTCACCGCGATGACCGCGGCCCTGCGCCGGGTGGCGGCGACCAAGCGGCCGGTCCTGTTGCTGGGCGAGACCGGCGCGGGCAAGGAGCTCGCGGCCGAGTACCTGCACCGCCACTCGCCCCGCGCAACGCGACCGCTGGTGGCGCTGTCGTGCGCCACGATCGTCGACAGCCTCGCCGAGAGCCAGCTGTTCGGCCACGCGCGGGGTGCCTTCACCGGGGCCCTGCGCGCCCACGCCGGCGCGTTCGTGCGGGCCGACGGCGGCACGCTGTTCCTCGACGAGATCGGCGAGCTGCCGCTGCTGCAGCAGGCCAAGCTGCTGCGCGTGCTCGAGACCTCGCGGGTACAGCCGATCGGCAGCGAGCTCGAGCAGTCGATCGACGTGCGCGTGATCTGTGCGACCCACCGCGACCTGCCGAGCATGGTCGCCGCGGGTCGCTTCCGCGAGGATCTCTACCATCGCCTCGGCGTGCTCATGGTCCGCGTGCCACCGCTGCGGGAGCGTCGAGAGGACATCGACGGCCTGCTGACGTACTTCGCCCGCGACGCCGCCCGCGAGCTCGGTCGCGCGGTCGAGTTCGCTGCCGGTGTGCGCCAGCTGGCGGCACGCCACCCGTGGCCGGGCAACATCCGTGCGCTGCGCAATGCGGTGGTGCGCGCGGCCGCGATGGACGACGGGCCGATCACCGCCGAGGCACTGCTGCCACCGCCGGAGCTGCCGTCGCTCACCAGCATCGCCCACGACGCGCCGCGCCTGCTGGCCACGCTGGCGCCGGCCCGTCCGCGACGTCGGCTCGATCGCGCGACCCTGGCGCAGCTGGTCGAGCACCACGGCAGCATCCGTCGTGCCGCGCTCGCGCTCGGCATCCCCCGCAGCACGCTCGGGGCTCGGCTGCGCCGCGGTGACGACGGGCCGGCGGTGCACGCCGTGCACAGCCCCGCCGACGCGGCCGCGGCGTGCTCGACCGCCGCGGCCACGCCCACCGGCGCCCCCCTGCCCGGCACCGCAGACCCGGCCTCCACGGCGCACGACGACGACGGCGAACGCGGTTGAAGCCGCGGCCCCGAATGCGCTACGGTCCCGTGCGAAGCTCGTACACCGAGCAAAGGAGTTCCACCATGGGTCTGCTGTCCCGCCTCACCGGCATGACGTCCACCAAGAAGCCCACGGACGACGTATTGCTCGTCCACGCCATGCTGCTGATGGCGGGCGCCGATGGCTACATCGACGACGAGGAGATCGCCACCGTCGAGGGCTTCGCCATGACGTTGCCCGAGTTCAAGGAGCGCGACTTCGGTGACGTCATCGCCGACGCGCAGAAGATGGTGCGCAAGTACCCGAGCCTCAAGGAGTCGGTCAACGCGCTGACCGAGTTCTCGAGCCAGGCGCTCAAGACCAAGGCCTTCGTGCTCGCCGCCGACATCGCGCTCGCCTCGGGCGACGTCGACGAGAACGAGGACCAGCTCCTCACCACCATGCAGCGTCTGCTCAGCGTCGACGACCAGACCGCGCAGACCGTGATCTGGGTGCTCTCGCTCAAGTACGCGAAGTAACCGACCATGGGAACCAAGACACTGCCCGACCGGACCATCCTGCAGGCTCGCCGCGACCGCACGTTGCGGGCAGAGCTGATGGAGGAGCGCGACATCCAGTACGCGCTCAAGAAGATCGAGGAGCTCTCCAGCGGCTACGGCTTCGTGTCGCGCCGTCAGCTCCTCACCGGCGCACTGCGCCTCACGCGGGGCATGGCCCCCGAGGTGGCCGACTCGCTCGCGCACTGCCGCGAGCTGCTCGGCTTCAGCGCACCCGTCGAGGTCTACGTCCGGCCGGAGCCGGTGTTCAATGCGGGCGCCATCCGCAACCCGGGTGGTGGCCCGCACATCATCGTGATCTCGTCGCGACTGCTCGAGGTGTTCACGCCCGAGGAGCTCCGCTTCGTGATCGGCCACGAGATGGGCCACATGGCGTTCGACCACTTCGGCATCCCGATGCCCGCGACCGCCGCGGTCGAGGACATGGCCGGCCAGATGGTCTCCCGCTACAACGCGCTGCGCCTGTACCTGTGGTGCCGCAGCGCCGAGATCACCGCCGACCGCGTCGGCCTGGTCTGCGCCGGTGACCCGGTCGCCGCCGCCAGCGGCTTCTTCAAGCTCGCCTCGGGGCTGTCGTCGCCGCGGGTCCAGACCGATCTCGAGGCCTACGCGACGCAGGTCGAGTCGCTCGCGTCGGCGCCCGAGGCCCGCAGCAAGCCCCGCCACGACGACGACACGCTCGACTGCTTCAGCACCCACCCGTACAGCCCCCTGCGCGTGCGCGCGGTGGTCGCGTTCAGCAAGAGCCGCACGTACCGCAGCCTCACCGGCCAGGGCGACGACGGCTACTCGGACGACGAGGTCGAAGCGATCGTCGAGCGCGACCTGTCGCTGATGGAGCCCGGCTACCTCGAGGAGAAGAACGAGGAGTCCACGCTCATGCGCCGGATGCTCTACTGCGCCGGCGTGTCGGTGGCCGCGGCCAACGGCACCATCGAGGACAGCGAGCTCAAGGCCCTGCGCACGCTGCTGGGTACCGACGACACCTGGGGTCCGGTCAACGCCGAGGCCGCCCGCGCCGAGCTCGAGCAGAAGTTCGACGCCGCCAACCAAGTGCCGTTCGCAAGGCGCGCCCAGCTGGTCCAGCACCTCACGATCGTCGCGGCCGCGGACGGCAGCGTCGACCAGTGGGAGCTGGGTGAGATGGGCCGCATCGCCTGGCGGCTGGGCGTCGACCCGTCGGTCATCGAGCAGACGCTGCAGGCGTCCGCCCACCCGATGGACTGACACCGGCCGATCGTCGCACGCCCCTGACCGGGGGCGCGCGCCGCATCGCAACGCCGATGTGACGACGGCGTGCCACCCCGACCGGGGTCGCACGCCGTCGGTCGTTCGGGCGCGGGCCTACAGGCAGGACGCGTGCAGCGGCCCGACGCAGGCGTTGATCTGCGAGAAGGTCGTCGAGCCGAACGCGCCACTGGGGTACGTCGTGTCGGCCACGGCGAACTGTGCGATCTGGACGCTGTCGCTGTCGCGCACCACCGTCACGGTGCTCCCGGTGGTGAGGTAGTCGATCGTCACGGTATAGGTCTGGCCCTGCGCCCAGCCAGCCGTGGTGGTCGCCGCGGGGGCCAGCAGCAAGGTCGAGTCGGCGGTGTCGGCCGGGCAGTAGATGTCGGCGCCACCGACCGATGCGAAGTCGGCGGCGTCGACCCGCTTGACGGTGATGCCGGCGGGCACCGAGCAACCGAAGAAGTTCTGCGACTGGCGCTTCCACGACATCGAGTAGAAGTGCGAGCTGTCCTGGGCGCCCCACACCAGGCCGATGATGTCGTCGTCGCCGCCGTGGTTGCTGACGCCGATGACGCCCTCGAGCGAGACGTCCTCGAACACCACGCCATCGCACAGGTGCAGACCGAAGTCGTTGTTGCCGTTCTCGCAGGCCCGCGTGCCGCCCATGTCGTAGGTGATCGACGCCGGCGCGGAGCCGGCATCGATGTCGCCCTGGAAGAGGGTGCAGTTGTTCTGCAGGTCGAACGAGTTGGCGTCGACCACGGTGACGGTGTCCTGGGCCAGGCTCACGCCGTCGTCGACCGTGACGGTGTAGGTCTGGAACCCGGTCGGGCTCGCGAGCGGGTCGGCGATGTCGGGATCGTCGAGCCCGGCGGCCGGCGACCACGAGAAGGTGTAGTTGCCGGTGCCGCCGGCCGCAACCGCGTTGAGCTGCACCGGCGAGCCCGCGAAGTCGGAGCACGACGGCGCGGCCGAGACCGTCAGCGGCGGCGCGCAGGTGTTGGTGTCCTGATCGCAGACGCCGTTGATGCAGTCGAGGCCGGTCAGGCAGTCCTCGCCGGTGTCGCAGGTGGCACCGCAGCTGCCGCCGCAGTCGAGATCGGTCTCGTTGCCGTTCTGAACCCCGTCGTCGCACGCCGGCGGCAAGCAGGTGAGCGTCAGCGGATCGCAGACCTGCGAGACGCAGTCGTCGCCGACGAGGCACCCCTCGCCGTCCTCGCAGTCGGCGGCACAGCTGCCGCCGCAGTCGATGTCGGTCTCGTCGCCGTTCTCGACCCCGTCGTCGCACGCCGGCGGCAGACAGACCATGCCCAGCTCGTCGCACGAGCCCGAGGCGCAGTCGCCGTCGATCGAGCACATCTCGCCGTCGTCGCAGCCCGGGCAGGTGTCGCCGCCGCAATCGACGTCGGTCTCGTTGCCGTTGCGGACGCCGTCGGTGCACGAGGCCGGCGTGCAGGTGTCGGCGTCGGGATCGCAGACCTGCGAGACGCAGTCGCTACCGACCATGCAGTCCTCGCCGTCGTCGCAGCCCGGGCAGGTGTCGCCGCCGCAGTCGATGTCGGTCTCGTTGCCGTTGCGGACGCCGTCGCGGCAGGTCGCGGGCGGCAGGCACGTCATGGTCTTCGGATCGCACTCGCCCGAGAGGCAGTCGGCGTCGGTCATGCAGCCGTCGCCGTCACCGCAGCCGAGCGGACAGCTGCCGCCGCAGTCGACGTCGGTCTCGTCGCCGTTTTGGACCCCGTCGCCGCACGAGGTGCAGGTCATCGTCGTGGGATCACACTGCATCGACATGCAGTCGGCGTCCTCGTTGCAGCCGTCGCCGTCCTTGCAATCGTTGGGGCACGAGCCGCCGCAATCGACATCGGTCTCGTCGCCGTCCTGCACGCCGTTGTCGCACGCGCCACCGGGCCCGCACGTCATCGTCGCGGGGTCGCAGTGGCCCGAGACGCAGTCGCCGTCGCCCATGCAGCCCTCGCCGTCATCGCAGCCGTCCGGGCAGGTGCCGCCGCAGTCGACGTCGGTCTCGTCGCCGTTGCGCGCGCCGTCGCTGCAGGTCGGGGGCGGCTGGCAGGTGCCGTCCTCGCAAACGCCCGAGGCACAGTCGGCGTCGACCGTGCAGCCCTCGCCGTCGCCACAGCCGGCCGGGCAGCTGCCGCCACAATCGATGTCGGTCTCGTCGCCGTTGCGCTCGCCGTCCATGCACGCGCCGCCGGCGGTCTCGCTGTCGGTCATGCCGTCGCTGTCGCCGGTGGCACTGTCGGTCTGCGTGCCGGTCACGACCGGGCAGTTGCCGCTGCCCGGGTCCTGGCCGAGGCCGTCGTCGAGGCAGGGATCGGCACACGATGCCGCCGCCAGCGAACCGAGTACTCCGACACTGATTCCAAGGGTTCTTCGCTTCATGGACATGGCGTATCGCTGACTCCGAGGCCGCCAGCTTACCGCAAAGCCGCGGGCCGGCGCCGCGCACAATCGCGGGTCGCAGCGCGCGCAAGGCCGCGTGACGCCGAGCGCCACGGCCGCTGCGGGGCAGATCGCAACGCCGGCGCCCGACGGCGGCGCGAACCCTTGGATCCGCGCCGCTCGCCCAGACGCGCCTCAGCGCGCGGGGATCTCGAACAAGCCCAGCATGGCCCCGACGTTGTCCTGGATCACGCTGATCGAGCCCACGGTCGGGATGTCGATCTTCGGCATCAACACCTTGCCGCCCTGCTTCTCCACCCGCGCGTTCGCGGCGGAGAGGGCATCGACGACGACGTAGGTCAGCCAGTGCGACGGCACACCCGGCGGGGTCTGCATGCGCGAAGCGACCTGCACGTTGCCGGCCGACCAGACCTCCATGCCGGCGCCGGAGCTCGACTCGGTCCAGCCGAACAGCTGGCCGTAGAAGGCGTGCGCGGCCTTCGGGTCGCTGCTGTTGAGCTGCTCCCAGCAGAACTCGCCGGTCTGCGGCTGCGCATCCGCGGCGCGCTCGCCATCACCACGCGGCGACGACCACACGTTGATCACCGCGCCCTGCGGATCGCTGAAGGTCGCGAAGCGACCGAAGCCTTCGATGTCGGTCGCACCCATGATGACCTTGCCGCCGGCGGCGGTCGCCTTCGCCACGCTGGCCTCGACGTCGGTGGTCGAGACGTAGAGCGCCCAGTGTGGCGGCACTCCGGGTGCGGGCAGCTCGAAGCAACCGCCGACGGGTTGCTCGCCGAGCTTGAACATCGTGTACGTCTTGCCGTCGGCCATGGGGGCGCGCTCGGTCTTCCACCCCAGCACCTCGCCGTAGAAGCGCACACTGTCATCGGGGTTGGGCGTCAGGATCTCGCGCCATACGAACTGACCGGGGCGATGCACGATGTCGTTCATGTCGAAACACTCCTTCGGCCTCGGGGTTGGCCGAGACGCGCGCACGGTTCTATCGGCTGCAACGATGCGCCGGCAAGCCGCACGACCCGAGGCTCAGCACGGGCGTTGGGACGTCGTTCGCCCAGGGGCCGCACGCGAGCGTGGCGGCGCGCACACGATGCCCACGACCGAGCGTCGGCAGCTGCGCGGGCGCACGATCGACGGTGGACGTCGGTGTCGCCGCAGCGGTAGAGCTTCGGTGTGGCGGCAGCGGTAGCACTCGCGGCGTGGCTCACCGGCGCTGCGCCGGGCACCGCGACGTTGGGCTGGGAGGCGCCGCCGTCATGTCCCAGCGCGCAAGACGTCGGCAACCGCCTGGCGGCGCGCGTGGGCGTCGACGGCGAGGGCGGCAGCGAGGTCACGCGCGGCGAGGCGCTCGTGGCCCGCGAAGGCACCGGCTACGTCGCGATGCTGGTGGTCACGACCGACGCGGGCAGCACGACCCGGCGGCTCGAGGCCGACCGCTGCGACACGGTGGCCGAGGCAGCGGTGCTGATCGTCGCGATGGTGCACGCCGAGCGCACGACCGCAGCGCTTCCCGAGGCAACGCCGGCGCCCGACGAGCCCCCGGCGCCGGCGCCCGCTGCCGACGCGCCCACGCAGCCTCGCCCGCCGACGCCGCAGCCGGTGGCGGCACGCATCCCCGCATCGCCACGGACGCAAGCGGCGATCCTCGCCGAGGTGTCGCTGCGCCTGGGCGGCTTGCCACGCGTCGGGGTCGGCGTCGGCGGTGGGGTTGCGGTGCTGCGGCCGCGCTGGCGCGCCGAGCTGATCGGCCGCTACTGGGCCCCGCGCGAGGCCGCGATCGGCCCCTCGCCGGGCAGCGCCCGGGTCGCCGTCGGGGCCGGCACGGTCGGCGCCAACCTGGGCCCCTCGTGGCGACTCGGGCCGGTGGAGCTCGTCGCCATGGCTGGCCTCCACGTCGGGGTCGCGGTGGGCGTCGGACGAGAGGTGCCGCTGCCACGAACGTCGCGACGCCCCTTCGTGGCGGCGGGCGTGCAGCTGGCGCTGCTGTGGCCGCTGCATCCGCGGGTGGCGTTGGGCGTGCGCGGGGCCTTCGACGCCATCGCCGTGCGCCCCCGCTTCGAGCTGCGCGACGGCGGCCGCCAGTACACGGTCGCGCCGGTGGCCGGGGCACTCGCCGCGACACTCGAGGTGCGGCTGGGCATCCGCCGAAGGACGATTCCGTGACGGAAGCTCGCCATCCCCGGGATTGCGCAGCGGTGCGTGTGGTCTCCACCGATCCCGACGAGGTGTCCGCTCCCGTGGAAGAGGTCGGTGCGTTCACGGAGGTGTTCGCGGCGCAGCACGACTTCGTGTGGCGCACGCTCGGGTACCTCGGCGTCGGCCGTCCCGCGCAGGACGACGCGACCCAGGACGTGTTCATCGTGGTGCACCGACGCTGGCGCAGCTACGACCCCGCCGTGCCCCTGCGCGCATGGCTCTTCGGCATCGCGCGGCGGGTCGCCGACAAGTACCGGGCCCGGGCCGCCCGCGCCGCACCGCTGCGGATCCTGCCCGGCCCCGATGTGCCGCTGCCCGATGATCTCATCGCGCACCGAGAGGCCGCGGACCTCGTCGAGGACTTTCTCGCGACACTGCCCGCAGATCAGCGCGACGTCTTCGTGCTCGCGGAGCTCGAGGGGTTGAGCGCGCCCGAGATCGCCGTCGCGCTCGACGGCAAGCTCAACACGATCTACTCGCGACTGCGCCTGGCGAGGCGGGCCTTCGAGCGCGCGCTGGCCCGCCACCAGGCGCGATGGCGACGGGAGGCCGACCATGGCGAGGCTTAGTCCCGAGGCCCGCGCGGCCCTCGACGGTTTCCGCGCGTCACGCTCGCCCGATCCCGGCCGTCGGCGCCGCAACCTCGAGGCGACGCTCGCCCGCCTCGACGAAGCGCCCGTGGCGGAGCCGGTCGTCGTGCACCCACGGACGCGCTGGATGCTGGCATTCGCGGCCGCAGTCGCGATCGCCATCGCGACCGCATCGCTGCTGCACGTTTCCGTCGCGCGGCGCGACGACGCCGCCACGCCCACGCAGGCAGCGGCCGCTCCGGTCGCCACGCCGCCGCTGCCGGCCCGCGAGCGGCGGCCAGCGGTCTTGCCGGCGCCCGCGGCCACCGATCCGCACCCTCGCGCGCCCGCTGCACCGATGATCGCGAGCCCGTCGAGCGTGGGCTCGCGGTCGCCCACCCGGTCGAGCCCACGGCCACCCCCCGCCGCGTCCACGCCCACGCCGCCGCTCGCCGAGCAGCTGTTCCTCGAGACCGCGCTGCTGTCCCGCATCCGCGCTGCGGTCGACGCCGGCGACGACCCCGAAGCCTTGGCGCTGCTGCGGCAGCACGCGCGCGAGTTCCCGCGCGGGGCGATGCTCGAGGACCGCGAGGCGTTGCTCGCGATCGTCGGCTGTCGTGGCGGCGCAGCGACGGCCGCCGCCAGCGCAGCTTCGTTCGTGCGTGCCCACCCGCGCTCGCCCTACGCCGCCGCGGTGCGCCGCGCGTGCGCGTCGATGTGGCCCGCTGCGAAATCGCAGTGACGGAGCCGGGCGCCACCCGGGAACTCGCTGCATGACTTCGACCAAGACCACCGTGTTGTCGTTCGCCGTGCTGCTCGCCTGTGCCACCGATCCTGGGGACGTCGGCTCCAGCTCCAACGCCACCACCGGCACCGACGGGGGCGGCTCGTCGATGGGCACGGCCACCTCGAGCGCCGCCGGCACCCAGACCGACGGGGGCACGTCGAGCGACGCCAGTGGCGACCCCGGCACCGATTCCGATCCCGCGTCC encodes:
- a CDS encoding sigma 54-interacting transcriptional regulator; the encoded protein is MSRWSNLIDVAKRPPCPSTPTVTLAPSPGRAQPLWIGLRGGPRVPLRGLLRIGSDRGCTLVVDDPYVSAHHAEVHLQDGHAMLVDLGSKNGTWLDEVRIDACPWVPGVRVRVGRTLLELVDAAGVDAGASAATGDPARALGSASERNAAAMVGSGPAFTAMTAALRRVAATKRPVLLLGETGAGKELAAEYLHRHSPRATRPLVALSCATIVDSLAESQLFGHARGAFTGALRAHAGAFVRADGGTLFLDEIGELPLLQQAKLLRVLETSRVQPIGSELEQSIDVRVICATHRDLPSMVAAGRFREDLYHRLGVLMVRVPPLRERREDIDGLLTYFARDAARELGRAVEFAAGVRQLAARHPWPGNIRALRNAVVRAAAMDDGPITAEALLPPPELPSLTSIAHDAPRLLATLAPARPRRRLDRATLAQLVEHHGSIRRAALALGIPRSTLGARLRRGDDGPAVHAVHSPADAAAACSTAAATPTGAPLPGTADPASTAHDDDGERG
- a CDS encoding tellurite resistance TerB family protein; translated protein: MGLLSRLTGMTSTKKPTDDVLLVHAMLLMAGADGYIDDEEIATVEGFAMTLPEFKERDFGDVIADAQKMVRKYPSLKESVNALTEFSSQALKTKAFVLAADIALASGDVDENEDQLLTTMQRLLSVDDQTAQTVIWVLSLKYAK
- a CDS encoding VOC family protein, with protein sequence MNDIVHRPGQFVWREILTPNPDDSVRFYGEVLGWKTERAPMADGKTYTMFKLGEQPVGGCFELPAPGVPPHWALYVSTTDVEASVAKATAAGGKVIMGATDIEGFGRFATFSDPQGAVINVWSSPRGDGERAADAQPQTGEFCWEQLNSSDPKAAHAFYGQLFGWTESSSGAGMEVWSAGNVQVASRMQTPPGVPSHWLTYVVVDALSAANARVEKQGGKVLMPKIDIPTVGSISVIQDNVGAMLGLFEIPAR
- a CDS encoding M48 family metalloprotease, whose protein sequence is MGTKTLPDRTILQARRDRTLRAELMEERDIQYALKKIEELSSGYGFVSRRQLLTGALRLTRGMAPEVADSLAHCRELLGFSAPVEVYVRPEPVFNAGAIRNPGGGPHIIVISSRLLEVFTPEELRFVIGHEMGHMAFDHFGIPMPATAAVEDMAGQMVSRYNALRLYLWCRSAEITADRVGLVCAGDPVAAASGFFKLASGLSSPRVQTDLEAYATQVESLASAPEARSKPRHDDDTLDCFSTHPYSPLRVRAVVAFSKSRTYRSLTGQGDDGYSDDEVEAIVERDLSLMEPGYLEEKNEESTLMRRMLYCAGVSVAAANGTIEDSELKALRTLLGTDDTWGPVNAEAARAELEQKFDAANQVPFARRAQLVQHLTIVAAADGSVDQWELGEMGRIAWRLGVDPSVIEQTLQASAHPMD
- a CDS encoding sigma-70 family RNA polymerase sigma factor — encoded protein: MRVVSTDPDEVSAPVEEVGAFTEVFAAQHDFVWRTLGYLGVGRPAQDDATQDVFIVVHRRWRSYDPAVPLRAWLFGIARRVADKYRARAARAAPLRILPGPDVPLPDDLIAHREAADLVEDFLATLPADQRDVFVLAELEGLSAPEIAVALDGKLNTIYSRLRLARRAFERALARHQARWRREADHGEA